Proteins from a single region of Mustela erminea isolate mMusErm1 chromosome X, mMusErm1.Pri, whole genome shotgun sequence:
- the FOXR2 gene encoding forkhead box protein R2: MDVKLKNSEFWYSLHGQVPGLLDWDMGNEFFLPCTTDQCHLAEQNLAKYRLRVMEPPNMSQDSRPSLDKDGPDSEPNLWMWVNPNITCPLGSQETLKPSKEKDVTSMLPYPQPLPKEEKSNYSKAAVMESLPTSSSKKSSPQKWFTYSPGDWEFTEEKTEEQDDKCSVSLQSPNKGECFQNQKLWRGNSQERRSWPRPPLNYSHLIALALRNSPPCGLNVQEIYNFTRHHFPFFWTAPNGWKNTIRHNLCFLSSFEKAPVNLQDGTNAKPRSCLWRLTEEGHRRFQEETRALAYARRESIQQCMSQPDVITSLFGL; the protein is encoded by the coding sequence ATGGACgtaaaactaaaaaattctgaattctggtACAGTCTCCATGGCCAGGTCCCAGGGCTGCTGGACTGGGACATGGGGAATGAGTTCTTCTTGCCCTGCACCACAGACCAGTGCCACTTAGCTGAGCAGAACCTTGCCAAATATAGACTCCGAGTAATGGAACCCCCAAATATGTCTCAAGACAGCAGACCCAGTTTGGACAAAGATGGTCCTGACTCTGAACCTAACCTGTGGATGTGGGTAAATCCCAACATCACATGCCCCCTTGGCAGCCAGGAGACCCTAAAGCCTAGTAAGGAAAAGGATGTGACAAGCATGCTTCCTTACCCTCAGCCACtcccaaaggaagaaaagtctaACTACTCAAAGGCTGCAGTGATGGAGTCACTGCCAACTTCTTCCAGCAAGAAATCTTCCCCACAGAAGTGGTTCACTTATTCCCCAGGTGACTGGgagttcacagaagaaaaaactgaggaACAAGATGACAAATGCTCTGTGTCTCTTCAATCTCCTAACAAAGGGGAGTGCTTCCAGAACCAGAAGTTATGGCGAGGCAACAGCCAGGAGAGGAGGTCCTGGCCCCGCCCTCCCCTCAATTACAGTCACCTAATAGCCCTAGCATTAAGAAACAGCCCCCCCTGTGGCCTCAATGTGCAAGAGATCTACAATTTCACCCGAcaccatttcccttttttttggaCAGCTCCAAATGGCTGGAAAAACACCATCCGCCACAACCTCTGTTTCCTGAGCAGCTTTGAGAAGGCACCAGTCAACCTTCAGGACGGAACCAATGCAAAGCCACGGTCTTGCCTCTGGCGGCTTACTGAGGAGGGACATCGTCGTTTTCAGGAGGAAACTCGTGCCTTAGCCTATGCACGGAGGGAAAGCATCCAACAGTGCATGAGCCAGCCAGATGTGATTACTTCCCTCTTTGGCCTTTGA